One region of Calonectris borealis unplaced genomic scaffold, bCalBor7.hap1.2 HAP1_SCAFFOLD_59, whole genome shotgun sequence genomic DNA includes:
- the LOC142076510 gene encoding butyrophilin subfamily 3 member A2-like, giving the protein MGSRYQQATTLHIIIFLQIINSVTGQYKIIPPDKPVTGVIGKGVILPCQLKVKIKPERLSVQWIFTGNSKKMDVTIYDGKNTHNPVHEDKTYQGRTNFFPSEFNKGNVSLHLKNVMLSDKGKYTCSVFFENWYDEMVVDLEVAAQGDESSVFLDGHVGQGIGLTCKSQGWFPEPKAVWLNSKGQTRKEEVTTQSTKTSSGFFDIVSSMNLEPGSDKEVSCRVVNDLLNTMCESRVLISDVFFPSTSPWMTAFLVILFLNISVTAAIGYKLNRSFRQSRKEEKERLKTEVERLKADLDFWEARSHAVPITVNPDCRVLELQVPAAPDVESNASEPAGPNAPSTVPVLVGTEGFAAGKRYWEVEVDQQQDWVLGVVREKGRQEEEGLLPGEDYWAVHRSQGEIFSSEGHRRIEKRQMSNSVIGVLLDLEEGQVNFYEAKQMGVLVRMPLRLGKEPADMFYPFLSKREGTLTPLIQPVLIPVPLKLLEVEL; this is encoded by the exons ATGGGTTCCAGATATCAGCAGGCGACAACTCTTCACATCATTATTTTTCTACAGATAATTAATTCAGTCACAG GCCAGTATAAAATTATTCCTCCTGACAAGCCTGTCACTGGAGTCATTGGAAAAGGAGTCATCCTGCCCTGTCAGCTGAAAGTTAAGATAAAACCTGAGAGACTTTCTGTTCAGTGGATATTTACTGGAAACTCAAAAAAAATGGATGTCACCATTTATGATGGAAAAAATACACACAATCCAGTTCATGAGGACAAGACATACCAGGGCAGGAcaaatttttttccatctgaatttAATAAGGGAAACGTGTCTCTTCACCTGAAAAATGTCATGCTCTCGGATAAAGGGAAATACACCTGCAGTGTCTTTTTTGAGAATTGGTATGATGAAATGGTGGTTGACCTGGAGGTGGCAG CTCAAGGTGATGAGTCTTCTGTTTTCCTGGATGGTCATGTGGGTCAGGGCATCGGCCTCACCTGCAAGTCACAGGGATGGTTTCCAGAGCCCAAAGCAGTTTGGCTGAACAGTAAGGGACAGACACGGAAGGAGGAAGTGACCACCCAAAGCACAAAGACTTCTTCAGGATTCTTTGATATTGTAAGTTCCATGAATCTCGAACCAGGATCTGACAAGGAAGTCTCCTGCAGAGTAGTCAATGACCTACTCAACACAATGTGTGAATCCCGAGTCCTGATTTCAG ATGTCTTCTTTCCTTCCACTTCACCTTGGATGACGGCCTTccttgtaattttatttcttaatatatcTGTTACTGCTGCTATAGGTTATAAACTAAACC gtAGTTTTAGACAATCTCGTAAAGAAG aaaaagaacGTTTGAAGACAGAAGTAG AGCGACTCAAAGCTGACCTGG aTTTCTGGGAAGCCAGAAGCCACGCAG TTCCCATTACTGTGAATCCTGACTGCCGAGTCCTGGAGCTCCAGGTGCCAGCGGCTCCAGATGTGGAGAGCAACGCGTCTGAACCTGCTGGCCCAAACGCTCCCTCCACAGTCCCTGTCCTGGTGGGGACGGAAGGGTTTGCAGCTGGGAAACGCTactgggaggtggaggtggaccagcagcaggactgggtgctgggagtggtgagggagaaagggagacaggaggaggaagggctcctTCCTGGGGAGGACTACTGGGCTGTACACAGGTCCCAGGGAGAGATTTTCTCTAGCGAAGGACACCGCAGGATTGAGAAGCGGCAGATGAGTAATTCAGTGATTGGTGTGCTTCTGGACTTGGAAGAAGGGCAAGTGAACTTTTATGAAGCAAAGCAGATGGGTGTCCTGGTGAGAATGCCTCTAAGGCTTGGAAAGGAACCTGCAGACATGTTTTACCCATTTCTATCCAAAAGAGAAGGGACACTCACACCTCTTATCCAGCCAGTCTTAATCCCTGTCCCATTAAAGCTTCTTGAAGTAGAACTATGA